The Stenotrophomonas indicatrix DNA segment GTTGCCAGCGGGGTCGTACACATGTTGCCAGGGCTGCATAGGGCTCTCGACAGGAACAGGAGGTTCCCCACCGCGTGGGGGCGTCGTGTCCGTCACATATTGGTCGTACCACATTAACCAATGATCGGACCACAGGCGCGAATTGAACCGCCAATCGTGCCGAAAGCCTATTAGACCATAGGGCTACACGGAATTATTGGCCGTACCAATTATGACTACAACTTCTTCTCCACCCTCCGTATCACCGCCAGCACCAGCAGGCACAGCACGCTGACACCAAGTGCGATCGCATACTTGCCGATGCCCACGGCAATACCGATGGCCGCAGCCATCACCAGCGAACTGGCCGTGGTGAGCCCACTGACCTGGTCTTCGTGATTGCCGCGCAGGATGGTACCGGCGGCAACGAAGCCCACGCAGGCCACCACCGCTTCGATCAATCGCACCGGGTCGACCTGCAGCAGATCGCGGTAGCGTTCCTGCTGGAAGTGTTCGGCCACCGAGTCACCGAGGCCTACGATCAGCGCGGCGGCACCGGCAATCAACATGTGCGTGCGCAGGCCGGCTGCGTGCTTGCCCATCTCGCGCT contains these protein-coding regions:
- a CDS encoding MgtC/SapB family protein yields the protein MELTQDMSILLRVAAAMVFGGVLGVEREMGKHAAGLRTHMLIAGAAALIVGLGDSVAEHFQQERYRDLLQVDPVRLIEAVVACVGFVAAGTILRGNHEDQVSGLTTASSLVMAAAIGIAVGIGKYAIALGVSVLCLLVLAVIRRVEKKL